A genomic region of Xiphophorus couchianus chromosome 9, X_couchianus-1.0, whole genome shotgun sequence contains the following coding sequences:
- the LOC114150297 gene encoding torsin-1A-interacting protein 1-like, translating into MDSKAAKNKAPGQLRRSLRQTGKVHSVEPTPRGPLKRTRKTSEPQSSPAAKGSKNVENGLDDEESPTKKQRLDAGEGRGDNLSDDDMEVQDSVKDTENGEDLEMDEVEEPLKETSPPKTYKDRNEFVNHSPRVVLHKFKPFLSPYGNEDSQEMKTKKAEVKATSLPNKAHSHIQPAEKRPAVPNTSMDEYKKIMEAKARNAAISPLVVPNQVSKNVYLTSAETYPTKPCENNIPHQKKADHLTKQDGKKKTAGIEISSGNSCRGFFWYSWRLVLLVLLSSATLLAYRILPVLQSKAGGQRPREAIPEKFSDSLLHLQSQFPSQREELWKRTQIHLGKHLKTAEPTEPVSLILVAGLKAERTLLCLARGLASTYSSALNGSALLIDGVSFASQDSDRVKLDVDNQLKAAFEGDKPAVVIHRFEELPPGSTLIFYRYCDHETAAYKQAFLLFTALLPQDEVSSELSLKEVEELVQSHVEAKLVDPTGKTSFNEMDIDKFGGLWSRISHVILPVVSELKQEECQ; encoded by the exons TACACAGCGTTGAGCCAACTCCAAGGGGTCCTCTGAAAAGGACCAGAAAGACATCAGAACCTCAGTCGTCACCAGCAGCTAAAGGTTCAAAAAATGTGGAGAACGGCTTGGATGATGAAG AGTCTCCTACCAAGAAGCAGCGGTTGGATGCCGGAGAGGGACGTGGTGACAACCTTAGTGATGATGACATGGAGGTCCAGGACTCAGTCAAAGACACGGAGAACGGTGAGGACCTGGAAATGGATGAGGTTGAGGAGCCATTAAAAGAAACCAGTCcaccaaaaacatacaaag ACCGCAATGAATTTGTGAACCATTCTCCTCGCGTCGTCCTTCATAAATTCAAACCCTTCCTTTCTCCATATGGTAATGAAGATTCGCAAGAAATGAAGACTAAAAAAg ctGAAGTAAAAGCAACTTCATTGCCCAACAAGGCTCATTCACACATCCAACCAGCAGAGAAGAGGCCTGCTGTGCCGAACACCAGCATGGATGAGTATAAGAAAATAATGGAGGCCAAAGCCAGGAACGCAG CCATATCGCCTCTGGTTGTACCTAACCAAGTCTCCAAAAATGTGTACTTGACTTCGGCGGAAACGTACCCAACCAAACCATGTGAAAACAACATTCCTCATCAAAAAAAGGCAGATCATCTGACAAAAcaag atggaaaaaagaaaacggcTGGGATTGAGATAAGCTCTGGAAATTCTTGTAGAG GGTTTTTTTGGTATTCATGGCGCTTGGTTTTGTTGGTGCTGCTCAGCTCTGCCACCCTGCTGGCTTACCGGATCCTCCCTGTGCTGCAGAGTAAAGCAGGAGGGCAACGACCCCGAGAAGCTATACCAGAAAAGTTTTCTGACAGCTTGTTGCATCTCCAGTCTCAATTCCCAAGTCAGCGAGAAGAGCTGTGGAAGAGAACCCAGATCCACCTGGGAAAGCACCTTAAAACCGCTGAGCCAACCGAGCCAGTGAGTCTGATCTTGGTAGCAGGTCTCAAGGCAGAGAGGACTCTGCTGTGCCTGGCTCGGGGCCTGGCCTCCACCTACTCATCCGCCCTCAACGGCTCTGCCCTCCTCATTGACGGGGTAAGTTTTGCCAGCCAGGACAGCGACAGGGTAAAGCTGGACGTCGACAACCAGCTGAAGGCGGCTTTTGAGGGAGACAAACCAGCGGTGGTCATCCACCGCTTTGAGGAGCTGCCTCCGGGCTCCACCCTCATTTTTTACCGTTACTGTGATCACGAGACCGCCGCATACAAGCAGGCGTTCCTGTTGTTCACCGCGCTGCTGCCGCAAGACGAGGtcagcagcgagctgagcctgaaggaggtggaggagctggtGCAGAGCCACGTGGAGGCAAAGCTGGTGGACCCCACAGGCAAAACCTCCTTCAATGAAATGGATATAGACAAGTTTGGCGGGCTGTGGAGCCGCATCTCCCATGTGATTCTGCCTGTGGTGTCGGAGTTGAAGCAGGAAGAATGCcaatga
- the LOC114150311 gene encoding uncharacterized protein LOC114150311, with protein sequence MASPLVEMSMQIPTIIMAVHLTTSLCHNLHLTTSFCHDLCKKFRIVGSSLSVLFSLATFILSLIYNSGDIIIGLVSVVLAISSIEWIIAILPLGPSHELNELFDCALWVCFVFHQVFINVFLYVSINILFEERGETTRVFWLLIVHTALTIVWNIVLCTKKRTLLQKKRVSVIDKAKYNQHHKGKKEHLSPKGVVVVLCSVTMVVLSTALPVLIFVDYF encoded by the exons ATGGCAAGTCCTCTAGTGGAGATGAGCATG CAAATACCTACCATAATTATGGCTGTCCATCTCACAACATCGCTCTGTCATAACTTACATCTCACAACATCGTTCTGTCATGACTTATGTAAG aAGTTCAGGATTGTGGGAAGTTcgctttctgttttgttttccttggcAACATTCATTTTATCTTTGATATACAACTCCGGA GATATTATTATTGGCCTTGTGAGTGTTGTGCTGGCGATTAGTTCCATAGAGTGGATCATTGCAATACTGCCTTTAGGACCAAGCCATGAGCT aaatgaacTCTTTGACTGTGCTCTTTGGGTGTGTTTTGTCTTCCACCAAGTTTTCATAA ATGTTTTTCTCTATGTCAGCATCAACATCTTGTTTGAGGAACGGGGAGAAACTACAAGAGTGTTTTGGCTTCTGATTGTTCACACAGCCCTGACAATAGTTTGGAATATTGTGCTCTGCACCAAGAAGAGAACattactgcagaaaaaaagag TTTCTGTCATTGATAAGGCCAAATATAATCAGCATCATAAAGGAAAGAAG GAGCATCTCTCACCAAAAGGAGTGGTTGTTGTACTCTGCTCTGTTACCATGGTGGTTTTGAGCACAGCTCTGCCAGTACTAATCTTTGTTGACTATTTTTGA
- the LOC114151004 gene encoding ferric-chelate reductase 1-like, with the protein MMWSWIFIGLTFISKLHGYSEGNFPEVCESMRPHHGRGGAESLPQTSEPPFMVSYQLSSNVGDPITVSLKSKNSFTFKGFMLEARNPSLNGDGPPLGKFIMLDSSQSRLLKCGNSQDSAVSNALNLRKTLVKVNWTADGDEQDIIFRATFSESYSKYWERVNVAVLRPTSTPKPETITATTTTPATTTEATTAATTTIAAMTTAAATTTGQQQ; encoded by the exons atg ATGTGGTCATGGATTTTTATTGGCCTTACCTTCATCTCCAAGCTGCATGGGTATTCAGAAGGAAACTTCCCAGAGGTGTGTGAGTCAATGAGACCTCATCATGGTCGTGGTGGGGCAGAGAGTCTTCCTCAGACATCTGAACCCCCCTTCATGGTTAGTTACCAGCTCAGCAGTAACGTTGGAGACCCAATCACAG TTTCCCTCAAGAGCAAGAACAGTTTCACATTTAAGGGATTCATGCTGGAAGCTCGTAACCCGAGTTTAAATGGTGACGGTCCCCCACTTGGGAAATTTATCATGCTTGACTCTAGCCAGTCGAGGCTCCTGAAATGTGGCAATTCACAG GACTCAGCTGTGAGTAATGCACTCAATCTGCGCAAAACATTAGTCAAAGTTAACTGGACCGCAGACGGAGACGAGCAAGACATCATATTCAG AGCTACTTTCAGTGAATCATACTCAAAGTACTGGGAACGTGTGAATGTAGCAGTACTCAGACCCACAAGCACTCCAAAACCAGAGACAAtaactgcaacaacaacaactccaGCAACAACAACTGAAGCAACaactgcagcaacaacaacaattgCAGCAATGacaactgcagcagcaacaacaactgGG cagcaacaataa
- the xcr1a.1 gene encoding chemokine (C motif) receptor 1a, duplicate 1 — protein sequence MESLLNFTYEYDQDYEDEVCDKSEVVKFGSIAIPIFFSIVITLSLTGNILVLVILALYENMKSLTNIFIANLAVSDLVFTIGLPFWAIYDVWGWVFSETACKIVHFVFFTGFYSSVLFLTIMTIYRYLVVVHPLSDMSSLKLGTGFFLSVLMWMISIGAAMPSLLQTALVSVHHNGTHSLGCEYKDMQWKIIGMSQQNVFFLVAFAVIGFCYIQILKRITRTKSRTKNRAIKLVFCIVAVFFIGWVPYNMVIFLRVLHHSDVQPFNDCDISIQLDYAFYISRLIAFSHCCLNPVFYAFVGVTFRNHLKSLLHRMFSRPSPVHDQEMRMQNLVSRGTMY from the coding sequence ATGGAATCCTTATTAAACTTTACTTATGAATATGACCAGGACTATGAGGATGAAGTCTGTGACAAAAGTGAAGTGGTTAAATTTGGATCCATCGCCattccaattttcttttctatcgTCATCACTCTGAGTCTCACAGGAAACATCCTCGTCCTTGTCATTTTGGCTTtgtatgaaaacatgaaatctCTGACCAACATCTTCATTGCCAACCTTGCCGTCTCTGACCTTGTCTTCACTATTGGTCTCCCCTTCTGGGCCATCTACGACGTCTGGGGATGGGTGTTTTCAGAGACTGCCTGCAAGATTgtgcattttgtctttttcactGGGTTTTACAGTAGCGTCCTCTTTCTGACCATCATGACCATCTACAGGTATTTGGTTGTGGTCCACCCGCTCTCTGACATGAGTTCTCTAAAACTTGGGACTggcttttttctgtctgtcctCATGTGGATGATCAGCATTGGAGCAGCCATGCCATCCTTGCTACAAACTGCTCTCGTCTCAGTCCATCACAATGGTACACACTCCTTGGGCTGTGAATATAAAGACATGCAATGGAAAATCATTGGTATGTCCCAGCAGAATGTTTTCTTCTTGGTTGCATTTGCAGTGATTGGTTTCTGTtacattcagattttaaagAGGATCACCAGAACAAAGTCCCGCACAAAGAACAGGgcaataaaattagttttttgcaTTGTGGCCGTCTTTTTCATAGGCTGGGTGCCTTACAACATGGTGATCTTTTTGAGAGTTTTACATCACAGTGACGTTCAGCCATTTAATGATTGTGATATTAGTATCCAGCTTGACTATGCCTTTTACATTTCTCGACTGATTGCTTTCTCTCATTGCTGCTTGAACCCTGTCTTCTATGCATTTGTTGGTGTGACGTTCAGAAATCATTTAAAGTCACTGCTGCATCGAATGTTCAGCCGCCCGAGTCCAGTTCATGATCAGGAAATGAGAATGCAGAATCTTGTATCACGTGGCACAATGTACTAG